In one Molothrus ater isolate BHLD 08-10-18 breed brown headed cowbird chromosome 6, BPBGC_Mater_1.1, whole genome shotgun sequence genomic region, the following are encoded:
- the TNFAIP2 gene encoding tumor necrosis factor alpha-induced protein 2, which translates to MMKMLPFFQSPFGIRSGSEGCIDANRPFENTSPSVAEQVPACPEPSADEIWSRDQEKMRERPEAACRASRASSITSNESCISAGDSPEKGNKGIKGMLKSAFKIVKKTKPPSVKQVMDLLGEQKLCDAIQHLFALEKSLSSKSEEGLNTSQKDIESVYEVLKHKVFSTLKDSVLLAKTNPDLLQQAVEALKEQEKEDQNYMSENPPDQNMQFRPRKWKELWMATVKESVEARMKDTSRTPRTENLSAVGQNLLHMGKTMKEDLTVVAKYINKLYPPEFNVFSIYAELYHNYFASQAKKNAESHLEDKDIYLLLSWVHNFYPKDMRKDHALAMELDKVKLGSLLPSSLSKELENKYLDSEEVTVKNSLSRCLDKEIQRWKEDKEPEKLNGHFQSELLGIFVIQSIYSSQKRAEDISKAVGEELSRRLLKELPAFLRSYRDAFEDFKEKSKKHTYYKPILIANINNCCNFRDYTEKYVAEKEDSKADILSTLADIENSGFDVLLQQLFAQLKPMYKKFTENKWDSSSEIMNEIIKTTSKHISDFKTLKDPFYHAIVEKIHARLVKEYIVRLLKRKVSLKTPAQQQTLAQHISKNAADLEAFCTSNGSQATWLNSALPKLAEIIRLQDLGAIKIEVATLATTYPDIRKRHLEAFLHIKANLSRSELKSILGYLADSTASTQPRAPLFSSINVS; encoded by the exons atgatgaaaatgtTACCTTTTTTCCAAAGTCCTTTTGGAATACGCAGTGGATCAGAGGGTTGCATTGATGCAAACAGGCCATTTGAAAACACTTCACCATCAGTAGCTGAGCAagtccctgcctgtcctgaaCCTTCTGCAGATGAGATCTGGTCCAGGGACCAGGAGAAGATGAGAGAAAGGCCAgaggcagcctgcagagcttCACGTGCCTCTTCCATCACGAGCAACGAGAGCTGCATCTCTGCCGGGGACAGCCCTGAGAAGGGGAACAAAGGAATAAAGGGAATGCttaaaagtgcatttaaaaTAGTTAAAAAGACCAAGCCACCCAGTG TCAAACAAGTCATGGATCTCCTTGGAGAGCAAAAGCTTTGTGATGCCATTCAACATCTGTTTGCCCTGGAGAAGAGCCTGTCTAGCAAAAGTGAGGAGGGACTGAACACCAGTCAAAAAGACATTGAGTCTGTCTATGAAGTTCTGAAGCACAAAGTCTTCAGCACCTTGAAGGATTCTGTGCTGCTtgcaaaaacaaacccagatcTGCTACAGCAGGCAGTGGAGGCTCTGAAAGAACAGGAGAAAGAAGATCAGAACTACATGTCAGAGAATCCACCTGACCAAAATATGCAATTTAGACCTAGAAAATGGAAAGAGCTCTGGATGGCTACAGTAAAGGAGTCGGTAGAGGCTCGAATGAAAGACACAAGCCGTACTCCTAGAACTGAGAACCTCTCTGCAGTTGGCCAGAACCTCCTGCACATGGGAAAGACAATGAAAGAAGATTTGACAGTGGTTGCCAAGTATATTAATAAGCTTTATCCTCCTGAGTTTAATGTGTTCAGCATATATGCAGAACTCTACCACAATTATTTTGCCTCCcaggcaaagaaaaatgctgagtCTCATCTGGAAGACAAGGATATTTACCTTCTTCTCTCGTGGGTGCACAATTTTTATCCAAA GGACATGAGGAAAGATCATGCTTTAGCCATGGAGTTGGATAAAGTTAAGCTTGGAAGCCTTTTGCCTTCAAGTCTGAGCAAAGAGCTTGAAAATAAATACCTTGACAGTGAAGAG GTTACTGTCAAAAATTCACTGAGCAGATGTTTAGATAAAGAAATCCAAAGATGGAAAGAAGACAAGGAACCAGAGAAGCTAAATGGACATTTTCAGAGTGAACTGCTAGGAATATTTGTTATCCAG AGTATCTACAGCAGCCAGAAGCGAGCTGAGGACATCAGCAAAGCTGTGGGTGAGGAGCTGTCCCGCCggctgctgaaggagctgccagCCTTCCTGAGGAG CTACAGGGATGCCTTTGAAGACTTcaaggagaaaagcaagaagCACACATACTACAAGCCTATACTGATTGCAAATATTAACAACTGCTGCAATTTTAG agacTACACAGAGAAATACGTGGCAGAAAAGGAGGACAGTAAAGCCGATATCCTCAGCACTCTCGCTGATATTGAAAACAGCGGCTTTGATGTGCTGCTTCAACAGCTCTTTGCCCAGCTGAAG ccAATGTACAAGAAGTTTACAGAGAATAAGTGGGATTCCAGCAGTGAAATTATGAATGAGATCATTAAAACCACCAGCAAACATATTTCAGACTTCAAGACCTTAAAGGACCCGTTTTACCAT GCTATTGTTGAGAAGATCCATGCCCGTTTGGTTAAAGAGTACATTGTGAGGCTGCTGAAGAGGAAGGTCAGCCTGAaaactccagcacagcagcaaactCTGGCCCAACACATCTCCAAGAATGCTGCTGACCTGGAAGCCTTCTGCACCAGCAAT ggATCTCAAGCCACGTGGCTGAATTCAGCACTCCCCAAACTGGCTGAAATAATCCGACTTCAGGATTTAGGTGCTATTAAAATTGAAGTCGCAACACTCGCCACAACGTACCCAGACATCCG CAAAAGGCACCTGGAAGCGTTCCTGCACATCAAAGCCAATTTGTCACGCAGTGAACTCAAGAGCATCCTGGGCTACTTGGCAGACAGCACAGCatccacacagcccagggccccGCTCTTCTCCAGCATCAACGTGTCCTAG